The following are encoded in a window of Streptomyces sp. Go-475 genomic DNA:
- a CDS encoding (deoxy)nucleoside triphosphate pyrophosphohydrolase: MSERIVVGAALVDGGRLLAARRSAPVELAGRWELPGGKVEPGETAEAALVRELREELGVDAEAGGRVPGEWPLKPPYVLHVWTARLRPGSPAPEALEDHDDLRWLGPGEIWDVDWLDQDVPAVRQTLAHLGSLGADAGEVPGA; encoded by the coding sequence ATGAGTGAGCGGATCGTCGTAGGGGCCGCGCTGGTCGACGGCGGGCGGCTGCTGGCCGCCCGGCGCAGCGCGCCCGTCGAGCTGGCCGGGCGCTGGGAGTTGCCCGGCGGCAAGGTCGAGCCGGGCGAGACGGCCGAAGCGGCGCTCGTGCGGGAGTTGCGCGAGGAACTGGGCGTCGACGCCGAGGCGGGCGGGCGCGTCCCGGGGGAGTGGCCCCTGAAGCCGCCGTACGTGCTGCACGTGTGGACCGCGCGGCTGCGGCCGGGCTCCCCGGCCCCCGAGGCCCTGGAGGACCACGACGACCTGCGCTGGCTCGGCCCCGGCGAGATCTGGGACGTGGACTGGCTCGACCAGGACGTGCCGGCCGTGCGGCAGACCCTCGCGCACCTGGGAAGCCTCGGCGCCGACGCGGGGGAAGTGCCCGGCGCCTGA
- a CDS encoding immunity 49 family protein: MVTTVPRHEYPTDDVPDTLDALGETTNWILAEFAESPVLRPQALSTALTLAQQRCAVDPQAVRFETWEAWVTAMQTGSALFAAATAPEGASITCRIKEQEQTLPATGPESYLNAGTWVTAFYLAMICRDNDRLHRLAEVPISFLRESGAVFDEYIYSWVEALQSFWLGRPDVGDKLIAAVDGTGPEALRYADADLMSKILYPPMILLYRVIRRDPAEFNKALADALRWHKAYWTADLDRATSADGLVALGPLAMACLARDQGITVEIESEYLPKALLEYAWIGEIEY; the protein is encoded by the coding sequence GTGGTCACGACCGTTCCCCGCCACGAGTACCCAACGGACGACGTGCCGGACACTCTCGACGCCCTCGGCGAGACCACAAACTGGATCCTTGCCGAGTTCGCTGAATCACCCGTCCTGCGCCCTCAGGCACTGAGCACGGCGCTCACTCTGGCGCAGCAGCGCTGTGCGGTGGACCCCCAGGCCGTCAGGTTCGAGACCTGGGAGGCTTGGGTCACGGCCATGCAGACCGGGTCCGCGCTCTTTGCCGCGGCAACCGCCCCCGAGGGCGCCAGCATCACATGCCGGATCAAGGAGCAGGAGCAGACGCTCCCCGCGACCGGCCCCGAGTCCTACCTGAACGCAGGAACGTGGGTCACTGCCTTCTACCTCGCGATGATCTGCCGTGACAATGACCGCCTGCACCGGCTGGCCGAGGTGCCCATCTCCTTCCTGCGCGAGTCCGGCGCGGTGTTCGACGAGTACATCTATTCCTGGGTGGAGGCGCTGCAGAGCTTCTGGCTGGGCCGCCCGGACGTGGGCGACAAGCTGATTGCGGCAGTCGACGGCACCGGCCCGGAAGCGCTGCGGTACGCCGACGCGGATCTGATGTCGAAGATCCTGTATCCGCCAATGATTCTGCTCTACCGCGTCATCCGCCGCGACCCTGCGGAGTTCAACAAGGCCCTGGCCGATGCCCTGCGGTGGCACAAGGCGTACTGGACTGCTGACCTGGACCGCGCCACCAGCGCCGACGGTCTCGTCGCCCTCGGCCCACTGGCCATGGCATGCCTCGCCCGCGACCAGGGCATCACCGTGGAAATCGAGTCCGAGTACCTGCCCAAGGCTCTCTTGGAGTATGCCTGGATCGGCGAGATCGAATACTGA
- a CDS encoding immunity 49 family protein has protein sequence MLQENARQLIAGLEERSMRLGDAQRVTLTLAQSRCLIDPRAAEFPSWDAWVTAMQVGSAVFAAAATTDDQVQCRIAHKDLTLQATGPQWYVNPGSWLSAFYLAVICRERDKITALCQVPLSLLREHGGQFEEYHYAWIDTIQTYWRGGPDLGPKLVAAVDGTEPEAVADPETVSKLLYPPMEVFHRFIRKDPETFDQALARALELHKQYWSEEDRAFQASGLVALAPLALACSAHDAGLPVEVESEYLPAVLISRKWCGEFPT, from the coding sequence GTGCTCCAGGAGAACGCTCGGCAGCTGATCGCCGGGCTGGAGGAACGCTCCATGAGGCTGGGCGACGCCCAGCGTGTCACGCTCACCCTGGCTCAGTCGCGTTGCCTGATCGATCCCCGGGCGGCGGAGTTCCCCTCGTGGGACGCCTGGGTCACGGCCATGCAGGTCGGCTCCGCGGTCTTCGCGGCGGCGGCCACGACGGACGACCAGGTGCAGTGCCGCATCGCGCACAAGGACCTCACTCTGCAGGCCACCGGTCCGCAGTGGTACGTGAATCCCGGCAGTTGGCTTTCCGCGTTCTACCTGGCCGTGATCTGCCGTGAGAGGGACAAGATCACCGCTCTGTGCCAGGTCCCGCTCTCTCTTCTGCGGGAGCACGGCGGGCAGTTCGAGGAGTATCACTACGCCTGGATCGACACCATCCAGACGTACTGGCGCGGTGGCCCGGACCTGGGGCCGAAGCTCGTCGCCGCGGTCGACGGCACCGAGCCGGAGGCTGTCGCGGACCCGGAAACAGTGAGCAAGCTGCTGTATCCGCCGATGGAGGTCTTCCACCGCTTCATCCGCAAGGACCCCGAGACCTTCGACCAGGCGCTGGCCCGGGCGCTCGAACTGCACAAGCAGTACTGGAGCGAGGAGGACCGCGCCTTCCAGGCCTCGGGTCTCGTCGCCCTGGCCCCGCTCGCCTTGGCCTGCTCCGCCCACGACGCGGGCCTGCCCGTCGAGGTGGAGTCCGAGTACCTGCCCGCTGTGCTCATCAGCCGCAAATGGTGTGGTGAGTTTCCCACCTGA
- a CDS encoding SpoIIE family protein phosphatase, with translation MSEIPAKATESEDPSDGARARAADGLASAVGGALAADGVQPGDAMWQSSPPGSIYDYIKVASFSIGPDGLVDQWSLRAEHLFGIPAERAVGMDPIETFIDPRHHERGMRKMAEILDGREWTGVVPFRMPKGVEGECGHEGLAEVYVMPTRTEDGEKAAVCIVVDVRTLRSIETDLAASQAIFGQSPFGFLLIDPDLRVRRVNHRFASIFGGAPDDHRGKGVHDYLQRGEAERVAATLRRVLETGSSITDMHVTGFVPGSDERRHWSVNLYRVHSGSGRPIGVAWLGIDITARRAAAREAAAARRNLALLNEAGARIGNSLDLETTARQLLDVVVPGFCDLATVDLYQGLLVGDETPPGLADGSAELRRVAFASAVSDAPFAGTGVPVAVGAVHHYPFNSPCADALRTARPQTVPGEDGGLVQSTLAVPMVAHDTVVGLVQFARTKGSEPFGDRDRDLAVELAARAAVCIDNARLYRREHERALILQRSLLPPGDPEASGLDIACRYLPGNANTGRPSEVGGDWFDVIELPGHRTALVVGDVMGRGLRAAVAMGELRTAVRTLAQLDLEPAEVLSQLDEIARGLGAPGGVQQATRAARRPREADLSEVYLATCVYAVYDSVTRRCTFANAGHLPPVLVEPGEQALMLDVPPGMPLGVGGEPFEEVEVELPEGALLALYTDGLVESRDHPLDEGLQAFVSALADPTQPLEDVCDHVLNTLDTHHGEDDIALLMARVQGLPTESVGDWTLPREPRSVGRAREYARAQLLSWDLEPLVDTTELLVSELVTNALRYGEGEIRLRLLLDRTLVCEVWDSGLVQPRRRRARDTDEGGRGLQLVGLLSAAWGSRRTPRGKTVWFELPLPDGGTGLPDPAEALLSLF, from the coding sequence GTGAGCGAGATACCAGCGAAGGCCACGGAGTCCGAGGACCCGTCGGACGGCGCGAGGGCGAGGGCCGCGGACGGCCTGGCCTCCGCGGTGGGAGGCGCGCTCGCGGCCGACGGGGTGCAGCCCGGGGACGCCATGTGGCAGAGCAGTCCCCCGGGATCCATCTACGACTACATCAAGGTCGCCTCCTTCTCCATCGGCCCCGACGGGCTCGTCGACCAGTGGAGCCTGCGCGCCGAGCACCTCTTCGGCATCCCCGCCGAACGCGCCGTCGGCATGGACCCCATCGAGACCTTCATCGACCCGCGCCATCACGAGCGGGGCATGCGCAAGATGGCGGAGATCCTCGACGGCCGCGAGTGGACCGGCGTGGTGCCCTTCCGGATGCCGAAGGGCGTCGAGGGGGAGTGCGGCCACGAGGGGCTCGCCGAGGTGTACGTCATGCCGACGCGCACCGAGGACGGCGAGAAGGCCGCCGTCTGCATCGTCGTCGACGTGCGCACCCTGCGCAGCATCGAGACCGATCTCGCCGCCTCGCAGGCCATTTTCGGTCAATCCCCGTTCGGTTTCCTGCTGATCGACCCCGATCTGCGGGTCCGCCGCGTCAACCACCGGTTCGCGTCCATCTTCGGCGGCGCGCCCGACGACCACCGCGGCAAGGGCGTCCACGACTACCTCCAGCGCGGCGAGGCCGAGCGGGTCGCCGCCACGCTGCGCCGGGTGCTGGAAACCGGCAGCTCCATCACCGACATGCACGTCACGGGCTTCGTGCCGGGCTCCGACGAGCGCCGCCACTGGTCCGTCAACCTCTACCGCGTGCACAGCGGTTCGGGCCGCCCCATCGGCGTCGCCTGGCTCGGCATCGACATCACCGCCCGCCGCGCCGCCGCCCGCGAGGCCGCCGCCGCCCGGCGCAACCTCGCCCTGCTGAACGAGGCCGGCGCCCGCATCGGCAACTCCCTCGACCTGGAGACCACGGCCCGTCAGCTCCTCGACGTCGTCGTCCCCGGCTTCTGCGACCTGGCCACCGTCGACCTCTATCAGGGTCTGCTGGTCGGCGACGAGACTCCGCCCGGGCTCGCCGACGGCAGCGCCGAGCTGCGCCGCGTGGCCTTCGCCAGCGCCGTCTCCGACGCGCCCTTCGCCGGTACCGGCGTGCCCGTCGCGGTCGGCGCCGTCCACCACTACCCGTTCAACTCGCCCTGCGCGGACGCCCTGCGCACGGCCCGCCCGCAGACGGTCCCGGGCGAGGACGGCGGCCTGGTGCAGTCCACGCTGGCCGTGCCGATGGTCGCCCACGACACGGTCGTGGGCCTGGTCCAGTTCGCCCGGACGAAGGGCAGTGAACCGTTCGGCGACCGGGACCGCGACCTCGCCGTGGAGCTGGCGGCCCGCGCCGCGGTCTGCATCGACAACGCCCGCCTCTACCGGCGCGAGCACGAACGCGCGTTGATACTGCAACGGTCCCTACTGCCGCCCGGCGACCCGGAGGCCTCCGGCCTCGACATCGCCTGCCGCTACCTGCCCGGCAACGCCAACACCGGCCGGCCCAGCGAGGTCGGCGGCGACTGGTTCGACGTCATCGAACTCCCCGGACACCGCACGGCGCTGGTCGTCGGCGACGTCATGGGCCGCGGCCTGCGCGCCGCCGTCGCCATGGGCGAACTCCGCACGGCGGTCCGGACGCTGGCCCAGCTCGACCTGGAACCGGCCGAAGTGCTCTCCCAGCTGGACGAGATCGCCCGCGGCCTCGGCGCCCCCGGGGGCGTCCAGCAGGCGACCAGGGCGGCCCGCCGCCCCCGGGAGGCCGACCTCTCGGAGGTCTACCTGGCCACCTGCGTGTACGCGGTCTACGACTCGGTCACCCGGCGCTGCACCTTCGCCAACGCGGGCCACCTGCCCCCCGTCCTCGTCGAACCCGGCGAACAGGCCCTGATGCTCGACGTGCCGCCGGGCATGCCGCTCGGCGTCGGCGGTGAGCCCTTCGAGGAGGTCGAGGTCGAACTGCCCGAGGGCGCCCTGCTCGCGCTCTACACGGATGGACTGGTCGAAAGCCGCGACCACCCCCTCGACGAGGGCCTCCAGGCCTTCGTCAGCGCGCTCGCCGACCCCACCCAGCCCCTGGAGGACGTCTGCGACCACGTCCTCAACACCCTGGACACCCATCACGGCGAGGACGACATCGCGTTGCTGATGGCACGTGTACAGGGCCTGCCCACCGAGTCCGTCGGCGACTGGACCCTGCCGCGCGAGCCGCGCAGTGTGGGCCGGGCCCGAGAGTACGCCCGCGCCCAGCTCCTCAGCTGGGACCTGGAGCCCTTGGTCGACACCACCGAACTCCTGGTCAGCGAACTGGTCACCAACGCCCTGCGCTACGGCGAGGGCGAGATCCGCCTCCGCCTCCTCCTCGACCGCACCCTGGTCTGCGAGGTCTGGGACTCCGGCCTGGTCCAGCCGCGCCGCCGCCGGGCCCGCGACACGGACGAGGGCGGCCGCGGCCTCCAGCTCGTCGGCCTCCTCAGCGCGGCCTGGGGCTCCCGCCGCACGCCGCGCGGCAAGACGGTCTGGTTCGAACTCCCCCTCCCGGACGGTGGAACCGGCCTGCCGGATCCGGCGGAGGCGCTGTTGAGCTTGTTCTAG
- a CDS encoding immunity 49 family protein: MVTRIPRHEFRADNAAELMAPIIKSTKDVLDHVETSEDDRYDALPVTLTLAKWRCLTDPTAGEFPAWESWVTAMQIGCGLFAAGTATEGTVPCRVCSTGEVKHLPATGPQDYLHAGNWLTSFYLAVICRENDRVNQLAQVPVSFLRESGAEFDEYIYAWVETLQNFWFGRQETWDTLITAIDGTTPEAAVIAGPELMLKILYPPLELFHRYLRRETEQFNTALVDALTCHKEYWTANEARSLSGEGLVALGPLAIACMAYDADMPVEVESEYLPRALLRRSWVGEYDT; encoded by the coding sequence GTGGTCACCCGCATTCCCCGCCATGAGTTCCGCGCGGACAACGCGGCCGAGCTCATGGCACCCATCATCAAGAGCACCAAGGACGTACTCGACCACGTCGAGACCTCGGAGGACGACCGATACGACGCACTGCCAGTCACACTCACTCTGGCGAAGTGGCGCTGTCTGACGGATCCCACAGCAGGTGAGTTCCCGGCCTGGGAGTCCTGGGTCACCGCCATGCAGATCGGCTGCGGGCTCTTCGCCGCCGGCACGGCAACCGAGGGCACCGTGCCGTGCCGCGTCTGCAGCACGGGTGAGGTCAAGCACCTGCCCGCCACCGGCCCACAGGACTATCTCCACGCGGGCAACTGGCTCACTTCCTTCTACCTGGCCGTGATCTGCCGCGAGAACGACCGGGTCAACCAACTGGCCCAGGTACCCGTCTCCTTCCTGCGTGAGTCGGGCGCGGAGTTCGACGAGTACATCTACGCCTGGGTGGAGACTCTCCAGAACTTCTGGTTCGGGCGACAGGAAACCTGGGACACACTGATCACTGCTATCGACGGCACGACCCCCGAAGCCGCCGTGATCGCCGGCCCGGAACTGATGCTGAAGATCCTCTATCCGCCTCTCGAACTCTTCCACCGCTACCTGCGCCGGGAGACCGAGCAGTTCAACACCGCTCTTGTCGACGCCCTCACCTGCCACAAGGAGTACTGGACGGCCAACGAAGCACGCTCCCTCAGCGGCGAGGGCCTGGTCGCCCTCGGTCCGCTCGCCATCGCCTGCATGGCCTACGACGCCGACATGCCCGTCGAAGTCGAGTCCGAGTACCTCCCGCGGGCCCTCCTGCGGCGGTCCTGGGTGGGCGAGTACGACACCTGA
- a CDS encoding immunity 49 family protein, translating to MSARFIPNSSEAYALVSTVSRHHFPSGNAEAGLAVLQRNAQEEIDGLEADSTSLGDALGTTLTLAEAHCLMDPRAAIYPTWDAWVTAMQVGSAVFAAATATEEYVQCRIAHKDRALQATGQQWYVHPGTWITAFYLAVICREKDRITALCQVPVSLLRENGSRFEEYDYAWIDTLQTYWLGGQDLVPKLVSAVDGTDPETVADPETVGKLVYPPMEMFHRFIRKDHEGFNRALTQALELHKQYWSEEDRAVSISGLVALAPLAMTCLAHDAGIPVEVESEYLPAVLIGRNWCGEFPT from the coding sequence ATGTCCGCACGATTCATTCCGAACTCCTCCGAGGCGTACGCGTTGGTCTCGACGGTCTCCCGTCACCACTTCCCCTCGGGGAACGCGGAAGCAGGCCTCGCCGTCCTTCAGCGAAACGCCCAGGAGGAGATCGACGGACTGGAGGCGGACTCGACCAGTCTTGGCGATGCCCTGGGTACGACTCTCACCCTGGCGGAAGCGCACTGCCTCATGGATCCACGGGCAGCGATCTATCCCACGTGGGACGCCTGGGTCACAGCCATGCAGGTCGGCTCGGCCGTGTTCGCTGCCGCGACGGCGACCGAGGAATACGTGCAGTGCCGCATCGCCCACAAGGACCGCGCCCTACAGGCCACAGGCCAGCAGTGGTATGTGCACCCCGGGACCTGGATCACAGCCTTCTACCTGGCGGTAATTTGCCGGGAGAAGGACAGGATCACAGCCCTGTGCCAGGTCCCCGTGTCCCTGCTCCGCGAGAACGGTTCACGCTTCGAGGAGTACGACTACGCCTGGATCGATACCCTTCAGACCTACTGGCTCGGAGGTCAGGACCTCGTCCCCAAGCTGGTCTCCGCGGTCGACGGCACCGATCCGGAGACGGTTGCCGACCCGGAAACGGTGGGCAAACTGGTGTACCCGCCGATGGAGATGTTCCATCGCTTCATCCGCAAGGATCACGAGGGCTTCAATCGCGCTCTGACCCAGGCACTCGAACTGCACAAGCAATATTGGAGCGAGGAGGACCGGGCCGTCAGCATCTCGGGGCTCGTGGCCTTGGCCCCACTCGCCATGACCTGCCTCGCCCATGACGCAGGCATCCCTGTCGAGGTCGAGTCCGAGTACCTGCCCGCGGTTCTCATCGGCCGCAATTGGTGCGGTGAGTTCCCCACCTGA
- a CDS encoding immunity 49 family protein, translating to MTPDDLADSELPMLSAAQATHLRALAAPHYREGHQYSLESLAHTCSRAPEEHWPDLVAAHFDRLRQASQGDESAEELLRGVHARLLPVDSVPSELLGSLRYARVVADGLVFAYALDGPTSVRLLTDRDVERAGLQALGEAARANLMRVPVRHEEVGVEGGARLRSVYGDSPFVAGQALFLAEVAWKVVGERLPDAGALVVVPTRHNLVYHPIADGSVVDAVNSLAAYALGAHEDGPGALSPRVYWWHRGSLTSLTVIDHETLTFSLQPPPHLLGLMKGLVHLDRAGRLATRAAAEPAGLEELMRGAAESMDRLVQDPATLADAFRSLVSLAHARCAYDPDVAHIDTWDAWATATRLGSALFTGAPAQECHLGEDLVWQLPAFPAEPPADARGWLDALYLAIVCRQTDRIGRLCRVPSETLRQDDSVDEYVLHWIDTLRAYFSDGPSMDDVVEKLVATIETSGRDGVTHAPTEFVNAIDYQPAALFHRLIARDHDTFAKALAEAVAEHGGYWDGSAAPRARVALGPLAMASLAYDYGFPVDPAQPCLPAHLLNRQRLEEFS from the coding sequence ATGACACCGGACGACCTCGCCGATTCCGAACTGCCCATGCTCTCCGCCGCACAGGCCACGCACTTGCGCGCACTGGCCGCCCCGCACTACCGGGAGGGACACCAGTACTCCCTCGAGTCCTTGGCGCACACGTGCAGCAGGGCGCCGGAGGAGCACTGGCCCGACCTGGTCGCCGCGCACTTCGACCGCCTGCGACAGGCGAGCCAGGGGGATGAGAGCGCGGAGGAACTGCTCCGGGGTGTGCACGCCCGGTTGCTGCCCGTCGACTCGGTTCCTTCCGAACTCCTCGGTTCCCTGCGCTACGCGCGCGTCGTGGCCGACGGCCTGGTCTTCGCCTACGCCCTGGACGGGCCCACCAGCGTGCGGCTCCTCACCGACCGGGACGTGGAGCGTGCCGGGCTCCAGGCCCTCGGGGAGGCGGCGCGCGCGAACCTGATGCGCGTGCCCGTCCGGCACGAGGAGGTGGGCGTCGAGGGCGGGGCGAGGCTGCGTTCCGTCTACGGGGACTCCCCGTTCGTCGCCGGCCAAGCGCTGTTCCTCGCGGAAGTCGCCTGGAAGGTCGTCGGCGAGAGGCTTCCGGACGCCGGCGCCCTGGTCGTGGTGCCCACACGGCACAACCTGGTGTACCACCCGATCGCCGACGGTTCCGTCGTGGACGCCGTCAACAGCCTTGCCGCGTACGCCCTGGGCGCCCACGAGGACGGTCCGGGCGCGCTGTCCCCGCGGGTCTACTGGTGGCACCGCGGCTCCCTGACCTCGCTCACGGTCATCGATCACGAGACCCTCACCTTCTCCCTGCAGCCGCCGCCGCATCTCCTGGGCCTGATGAAGGGCTTGGTCCATCTCGACCGCGCCGGCCGTCTCGCCACCCGCGCCGCCGCTGAGCCTGCCGGGCTCGAAGAACTCATGCGGGGTGCCGCGGAGTCGATGGACCGCCTCGTGCAGGACCCGGCGACCCTGGCCGACGCGTTCCGCTCCCTCGTGTCGCTCGCCCACGCGCGCTGCGCCTACGACCCGGACGTCGCGCACATCGACACGTGGGACGCGTGGGCCACCGCGACCCGGCTCGGCTCGGCACTGTTCACCGGCGCGCCCGCGCAGGAGTGCCACCTGGGCGAGGACCTCGTCTGGCAGTTGCCCGCCTTCCCCGCCGAACCGCCCGCGGACGCCCGGGGCTGGCTCGACGCCCTCTACCTCGCGATCGTGTGCCGCCAGACGGACCGGATCGGCCGGCTGTGCCGGGTGCCGTCGGAGACGCTGCGCCAGGACGATTCCGTGGACGAGTACGTCCTGCACTGGATCGACACCCTGCGGGCCTACTTCTCGGACGGTCCCAGCATGGATGACGTCGTCGAGAAGCTCGTCGCCACCATCGAGACGTCGGGGCGGGACGGCGTGACCCACGCGCCGACGGAGTTCGTGAACGCGATCGACTACCAGCCCGCCGCCCTCTTCCACCGGCTCATCGCACGTGACCACGACACCTTCGCCAAGGCGCTCGCCGAGGCCGTCGCGGAGCATGGCGGTTACTGGGACGGATCGGCGGCCCCGCGCGCCCGGGTGGCACTCGGGCCGCTCGCGATGGCGAGCCTCGCCTACGACTACGGGTTTCCCGTCGATCCCGCGCAGCCCTGTCTGCCCGCGCACCTGCTCAACCGGCAGCGGCTGGAGGAGTTCTCCTGA
- a CDS encoding ATP-binding protein: MIGVIDTEGDRAEWTFPADPGAVRTARQAVRGQLRGWDLDRLADLAALLVSELVTNALRHATGPIGVRLVRPAGLDGVLRVEVSDPLPDPPRERTARPEDESGRGLQLVASSARRWGTRPGDAGKTVWFELTVRE, from the coding sequence GTGATCGGCGTGATCGACACCGAAGGCGACCGCGCCGAATGGACCTTTCCCGCCGACCCGGGCGCCGTACGCACCGCCCGCCAGGCCGTCCGCGGCCAACTCCGCGGCTGGGACCTCGACCGTCTCGCCGACCTCGCGGCGCTACTGGTCAGCGAGTTGGTCACCAACGCGCTGCGGCACGCCACGGGCCCCATCGGCGTCCGCCTGGTCCGCCCCGCCGGCCTGGACGGCGTCCTGCGGGTCGAAGTCTCCGACCCGCTCCCGGACCCGCCCCGCGAACGCACCGCCCGGCCCGAGGACGAAAGCGGCCGCGGACTGCAACTCGTGGCCTCCTCCGCCCGCCGCTGGGGCACCCGGCCCGGCGACGCGGGCAAGACGGTGTGGTTCGAACTCACCGTCCGGGAGTGA